One window from the genome of Montipora foliosa isolate CH-2021 chromosome 5, ASM3666993v2, whole genome shotgun sequence encodes:
- the LOC138003595 gene encoding uncharacterized protein isoform X2 produces the protein MCTMRPVKAVKVYIPLQLPIAKKVGKTLKLIRDLNNQKNAIKKNGITVDDRHFKVKFTVTLDYKALIMLLKHKDVDGKSVDTQLCQKGLDTECCAFCTVIRGCACPGIPRGEACAECFRKSKANIGEWTGIRDDLLFLLEEDLCNVNLCALHCELRNTEQLLTSLGMFAYECGSLKHCNAVLSEYGPDSMKGKDRIIVKTKPGQDSAIDRHNIQVISFSGSTERRFLDNIEEIVVRSLPDQNMINFFKNTDVVETYLLNHITFCEEMIQIVRELHFVFPGCDHFSLRHWLMLKTFKRFGMPRQPGGGQVIGSGSCGVGVILSVKDFIMSGLPFRPSWTFNEMTVHRKNIMKLLLSSQ, from the exons ATGTGCACCATGCGTCCAGTGAAAGCTGTAAAAGTATATATCCCATTGCAATTGCCAATTGCAAAGAAAGTAG GCAAAACATTGAAACTGATAAGGGACCTGAATAACCAGAAAAATGCCATTAAGAAAAATGGTATCACTGTTGATGACAgacattttaaagttaaatttacAG tcACTCTTGATTATAAGGCACTTATAATGCTTCTCAAGCACAAAGATGTTGATGGTAAAAGTGTGGATACCCAACTTTGTCAAAAGGGCTTGGACACAGAATGTTGTGCTTTCTGTACAGTTATTAGG GGTTGTGCATGTCCAGGGATCCCACGTGGTGAGGCCTGCGCTGAATGCTTTAGAAAGAGCAAGGCAAACATTGGAGA gtGGACAGGGATAAGGGATGACCTCCTATTTCTCCTTGAAGAGGATCTTTGTAATGTTAACTTGTGTGCTTTACACTGCGAGCTGCGCAATACAGAGCAGCTATTGACTTCATTGGGAATGTTTGCGTATGAATGTGGAAGCCTGAAACACTGCAATGCTGTCTTGTCAGAGTATGGACCTGACAGCATGAAGGGGAAAGATCGAATTATAGTGAAGACAAAGCCTGGACAGGACAGTGCCATTGACAGGCACAACATTCAAGTCATATCATTTTCAG GGTCAACTGAGCGCAGGTTTTTAGACAACATAGAAGAAATTGTGGTCAGATCCCTGCCAGACCAAAACATGATAAATTTCTTCAAGAATACAGATGTTGTTGAGACCTACCTTTTAAATCATATCACATTCTGTGAAGAAATGATCCAG ATCGTAAGAGAGCTTCATTTTGTGTTCCCTGGGTGTGATCATTTTTCCTTAAGGCACTGGCTTATGTTGAAGACATTTAAACGATTCGGAATGCCGAGACAACCAGGTGGTGGACAAGTTATCGGAAGTGGTAGCTGTGGTGTTGGAGTTATTTTGTCGGTCAAAGACTTTATTATGTCAGGCCTACCTTTTCGACCCTCATGGACTTTCAACGAAATGACTGTTCATAGGAAGAACATAATGAAATTACTTTTATCGTCACAATAA
- the LOC138003597 gene encoding uncharacterized protein — MGRFCCVFGCSSRSDRDNQLSFFKIPTVIKHQGVLTEEISQKRRDRWIANIRRDAVKNGDIKYPHVCSIHFHEGKPADLYDETHPDWAPTKNMGHSSSSVSKPSSQSALARQQRAKERQNKKRKCVQELFKEIDCESEMNIIGEGDSEKENIDVKTSAREETRLLECTSIAIQTDLSMQDIEELENLKQSQEAGNSVLSKSWFEADEERVKFYTGLTAMSVLMAVFDLISPPLPERKSISKFQQLLITFMRLRLNLSVQDLAYRFGVHASTVSRVFQTCMHVMYTSMAFLVKWPEREELKMTLPACFREKFSSCAVIIDCFEVFIDRPSCLLARAQTWSSYKHHNTAKFLIGITPQGTVSFISKGWGGRASDKFITEHCGLLNKLLPGDLVLADRGFDIEDSVGLYAARLQIPSFTKGKPQLSALDIETTRSLANVRIHVERVIGSIRQKYAILGHSVIPIHYLMSDGNESSLLDKIAVVCCALTNCCKSVIASD, encoded by the exons ATGGGAAGATTTTGCTGTGTTTTCGGATGCTCCAGCCGCTCAGATAGAGACAACcaactttcttttttcaaaattcctACTGTAATTAAACACCAGGGTGTGCTCACGGaagaaatttcacaaaaaaggcGCGATAGGTGGATCGCAAACATCAGGAGAGATGCAGTGAAAAATGGCGACATCAAGTATCCACATGTGTGTTCTATTCACTTCCACGAGG GAAAGCCGGCAGATCTTTACGACGAAACGCATCCGGACTGGGCGCCGACGAAGAACATGGGACATTCTTCAAGTTCTGTTTCGAAACCAAGTTCCCAATCTGCTCTAGCTCGACAACAGCGAGCCAAGGAAAGGCAAAACAAGAAGCGGAAATGTGTACAAGAATTGTTTAAAGAAATAGACTGCGAGAGCGAGATGAACATTATCGGAGAGGGTGATAGTGAGAAGGAAAACATTGATGTCAAAACATCTGCAAGGGAAGAAACACGTTTACTCGAGTGCACTTCTATTGCCATTCAAACTGACCTTTCTATGCAGGACATAGAGGAACTAGAAAACTTAAAACAATCACAGGAGGCTGGAAATTCAGTCCTATCAAAGTCTTGGTTTGAAGCTGACGAAGAGAGGGTGAAATTTTATACCGGTTTGACAGCCATGAGTGTCTTGATGGCTGTCTTTGACCTCATAAGTCCTCCACTGCCTGAGCGAAAATCAATCAGTAAGTTTCAGCAACTCCTCATAACATTCATGCGTCTCAGACTGAATCTCTCAGTGCAAGACTTGGCCTACCGATTTGGAGTTCATGCATCTACAGTGTCAAGAGTATTCCAGACATGTATGCATGTAATGTATACATCTATGGCATTTCTAGTGAAATGGCCAGAGAGAGAGGAACTGAAAATGACATTGCCAGCCTGCTTCAGAGAGAAGTTTTCTTCATGTGCTGTCATTATTGACTGCTTTGAAGTTTTTATTGATAGACCTTCATGCTTGCTTGCACGTGCCCAGACATGGTCCTCTTACAAACACCACAACACAGCAAAATTTCTGATTGGAATTACACCCCAAGGAACAGTATCATTTATTTCAAAGGGTTGGGGAGGACGTGCATCTGATAAGTTCATTACTGAACACTGTGGACTGTTAAATAAATTGCTACCTGGGGATCTTGTTCTGGCAGACAGAGGTTTTGACATTGAGGACAGTGTAGGTCTCTACGCTGCACGCTTACAGATTCCAAGCTTCACAAAAGGCAAGCCACAACTGTCAGCATTAGATATTGAAACAACAAGGTCATTGGCTAATGTAAGGATTCACGTAGAGAGAGTTATTGGTAGTATCCGTCAGAAGTATGCAATTCTTGGACACAGTGTTATTCCGATCCATTATTTAATGTCAGATGGCAATGAATCTTCCTTACTGGATAAAATTGCAGTTGTATGTTGTGCCTTGACAAACTGTTGCAAGTCTGTAATTGCATCAGATTAG
- the LOC138003599 gene encoding uncharacterized protein — MSFTELLIKADEVFKEMSCSKEQAVNVEESTREQRNSKVWTKMRAGRITASNFHQICHTNPAKPSVSLIKQICYGSNFHSAATDWGIRQEKRALDEYRKVMERFHQNFTLKPTGLWISPHHAHIGATPDAIASCDCHGTWCVEVKCLYSVRDQLLSEAVGGSKHNLCLEQSPDGGLHLKKLHPYHTQVQVQLHVTGFRFAHFVVWTEKGMHIETIVRDDEFFNTHLSRANEVYKVAILPELLAKWYTQPKESSSDAKSASKLFCYCRVKDDESLVLVCSSSLCVFRKFHLKCCGLRRRPSLNRAWFCTDCRKQNILHSTQSEVRQS, encoded by the exons ATGAGTTTTACTGAGTTGCTGATCAAGGCTGATGAGGTCTTCAAAGAGATGTCTTGCAGTAAGGAACAAGCCGTTAATGTTGAAGAATCTACCCGAGAACAAAGAAATTCTAaagtttggacaaaaatgaGAGCAGGAAGAATCACTGCCAGcaatttccaccaaatttgccATACAAACCCTGCCAAGCCATCAGTCAGTCTGATCAAGCAGATCTGTTATGGCTCCAATTTTCACTCTGCTGCCACAGACTGGGGGATTCGACAAGAAAAAAGGGCTCTGGATGAATATAGGAAG GTCATGGAAAGATTCCATCAAAATTTCACATTAAAGCCAACTGGGTTGTGGATTTCTCCACACCATGCACACATTGGAGCAACACCAGATGCTATTGCTTCCTGTGACTGCCATGGCACTTGGTGTGTGGAAGTCAAGTGTCTTTACTCAGTGCGTGACCAATTACTATCTGAGGCTGTTGGTGGGAGCAAGCACAACCTTTGCCTGGAGCAGTCCCCTGATGGAGGTCTCCATCTCAAGAAGTTACACCCATACCACACCCAGGTGCAGGTGCAGCTGCATGTCACAGGATTTCGTTTTGCACACTTTGTTGTATGGACAGAAAAGGGCATGCACATAGAGACAATCGTGCGTGATGATGAATTCTTTAACACACATTTATCAAGGGCAAATGAGGTGTACAAGGTTGCTATTCTGCCTGAATTATTAGCTAAGTGGTATACACAACCAAAAGAAAGTAGTTCTGATGCCAAGTCAGCTTCCAAACTATTCTGCTATTGCAGAGTAAAGGACGATGAATCTTTAGTGTTAGTTTGTAGTAGTTCTTTGTGTGTTTTCAGGAAATTTCACTTGAAGTGTTGTGGACTTCGTAGGCGACCGTCGCTTAACAGAGCCTGGTTTTGCACAGACTGTAGAAAACAGAACATCCTTCACTCTACTCAAAGTGAGGTGCGACAGTCTTAa
- the LOC138003598 gene encoding uncharacterized protein: MEASKLLRSRRSSDSRKKRKKEQKALDAKRRKSRNARIAKAGSSKLQSEKTNQKCEPEDAKCHDDKPAREEKLKGKSGIDNEAQRYHKHALYFYSKWKEAETEKLLEIEESSLIDLQIEIGSGCFGVCSLAKYGAQTVVVKQQGDSAASKHEARMTAKLRHPNLVCFLGVVERNNRVDIITHFHSVNGQHTNLSTISTENAAAIHWRRLIRGLCEGIRYLHENVKILHNDIKANNVVLDGCNFAEVEGVLIDFGKATEQISPKIYRTPADTKKFKHLAPELGKANGKQSKSSDIYSFGYLIRCINYKYPNVPSVLIDLYRSCLRSNPWKRPSANDLCEHVGGT, encoded by the coding sequence atggAGGCTTCCAAATTGCTAAGATCTCGTAGGAGCTCCGATAGtcgaaagaaaaggaagaaggaACAAAAAGCTCTTGATGCAAAACGAAGAAAAAGCCGCAACGCTCGTATAGCAAAAGCTGGGTCATCAAAGTTGCAGAGCGAGAAAACGAATCAGAAGTGCGAGCCAGAAGACGCTAAATGTCACGACGATAAACCCGCACGTGAGGAAAAATTGAAGGGGAAGAGCGGAATAGATAACGAAGCGCAGCGCTATCACAAACATGCTCTTTATTTCTATTCGAAGTGGAAAGAGGCAGAAACAGAGAAGTTACTTGAAATCGAAGAGAGCAGTTTGATCGACCTACAAATCGAGATAGGAAGTGGATGTTTTGGAGTTTGTTCGCTAGCTAAGTACGGAGCACAGACGGTTGTTGTGAAACAACAAGGTGATAGCGCGGCAAGTAAACATGAAGCAAGGATGACAGCGAAACTAAGACATCCCAATCTGGTATGTTTCTTAGGCGTAGTGGAGCGTAACAACAGAGTGGACATAATTACCCATTTCCACAGTGTGAACGGACAACACACGAATTTGAGTACCATTTCTACCGAAAACGCGGCAGCTATTCACTGGAGGCGCCTAATAAGGGGACTATGTGAAGGAATCAGATACTTgcatgaaaatgttaaaattcTTCACAATGACATCAAGGCCAACAACGTTGTACTGGACGGATGCAATTTTGCCGAGGTAGAAGGTGTGCTGATAGACTTTGGGAAAGCTACGGAGCAAATAAGTCCAAAGATATACAGAACACCAGCAGATACTAAGAAATTTAAACATCTCGCACCCGAACTAGGGAAAGCAAACGGAAAGCAAAGCAAGAGCTCGGATATATATTCCTTCGGATACCTAATTAGATGTATAAATTACAAGTATCCGAATGTCCCGTCGGTGCTTATCGATCTCTATCGATCTTGCCTTCGCTCAAACCCGTGGAAAAGACCATCAGCCAACGATTTGTGCGAACACGTGGGAGGCACATAA
- the LOC138003595 gene encoding uncharacterized protein isoform X1, translated as MREKVFDDDMEEEIDVFDLECKEWGFSLRDLFGLGLGTGDYGHLTVEHASMLLRNFRSLRHYSNQGFEAAHKLQKQIFSRATNHDGSGEATSLDQILTSHYDMSKPKIRRSLFTPCKRKCMEAPLQNLSSVKRKASSTPSSPLLLSPTLPSTPRSNTSHTVPSKPSGRKLPLSDTLEFSATTSPPSVASGQIPSASTLPSDSSDFLASTLSATILPPSDMRRLPSSPPLAANTMQGTKPRQFPLSIPSDPENVMLHSSSLPSFSRVFSSTCPREIILTNPLPPVDRSITAQQNTLMRVPGDFVFTDVTELKTRPPASVVHAAVNLIRQEKKFSDESGKPIDLDIEDEATGIAIGQLGIFSRTGLGHLEWLGEIAEMQLSVKEEEKWLMQSPDDLDNETREKCLHVLKKCPLNYLVASEGKCSVTVRAFSNLCLERYIDDSVIDTTIARLHRQSTCKEGVLCLPAHTMTWLDTGDKKFIHECFKERLVEVNPEKLSLVLVPVNLSGTHWGLLVIDVRLKEVYFDDGLRWTFSNMSCVLQIVRELHFVFPGCDHFSLRHWLMLKTFKRFGMPRQPGGGQVIGSGSCGVGVILSVKDFIMSGLPFRPSWTFNEMTVHRKNIMKLLLSSQ; from the exons ATGAGGGAAAAAGTGTTTGATGATGACATGGAAGAAGAAATAGACGTTTTTGACTTAGAG TGCAAGGAGTGGGGATTTTCCTTGAGGGACCTTTTTGGACTCGGCCTTGGTACTGGTGATTATGGCCATTTGACAGTTGAACACGCGTCAATGTTGCTTAGGAATTTCCGATCTCTGCGACACTACAGCAACCAAGGGTTTGAGGCGGCGCACAAGCTACAAAAACAGATCTTTAGCAGAGCTACGAACCACGATGGTAGTGGTGAAGCTACTTCAT tGGACCAGATTTTAACGTCCCACTACGATATGAGCAAGCCCAAAATTCGACGCTCTTTATTTACACCATGtaaaagaaaatgtatggaagcACCACTTCAAAATCTTTCTTCTGTAAAGCGAAAAGCATCTTCAACTCCAAGTAGTCCACTGCTATTGTCTCCCACGCTTCCTTCTACTCCACGGTCAAACACAAGTCATACGGTGCCGTCAAAACCGTCAGGTAGAAAGTTGCCTTTATCAGACACGTTGGAATTCTCAGCCACTACTTCACCACCATCAGTCGCAAGTGGACAAATTCCGTCAGCTAGTACACTGCCATCAGACTCGAGTGATTTTCTGGCGTCGACATTATCCGCCACCATTTTACCGCCATCAGATATGAGGAGGTTACCCTCTTCGCCACCCCTGGCAGCCAATACTATGCAAGGAACAAAGCCGCGTCAGTTCCCACTATCGATTCCCTCTGATCCTGAGAACGTCATGCTACATTCCAGTAGCTTACCATCATTTTCTCGTGTGTTCTCTTCTACGTGTCCAAGAGAGATAATTTTGACAAATCCCCTCCCCCCTGTCGATCGCAGTATCACCGCACAACAAAACACGCTGATGAGAGTTCCTGGTGATTTCGTTTTTACTGACGTAACAGAGCTCAAAACCCGTCCACCAGCATCCGTTGTCCATGCAGCAGTGAATCTCATAAGACAAGAAAAGAAGTTCAGTGATGAGAGTGGGAAGCCAATAGATCTTGATATTGAAGATGAAGCAACAGGTATCGCCATTGGTCAACTGGGAATTTTCTCCAGAACCGGTCTAGGACACCTTGAATGGTTAGGGGAAATTGCTGAAATGCAGCTCAGtgttaaagaagaagaaaagtggTTGATGCAGTCTCCCGACGACTTGGACAATGAAACAAGAGAGAAATGCCTTCACGTCTTGAAGAAATGTCCTCTTAACTATTTGGTCGCCTCAGAGGGCAAATGTTCCGTGACTGTAAGGGCATTCAGTAATCTTTGTTTGGAGAGATATATTGACGACTCTGTTATTGACACAACGATTGCAAGATTACATCGGCAATCTACTTGCAAAGAAGGTGTGCTGTGCCTCCCAGCTCATACCATGACCTGGCTCGATACTGGTGATAAGAAATTCATCCACGAGTGTTTTAAAGAGAGGCTGGTTGAAGTCAACCCTGAAAAACTTAGCTTGGTTCTCGTTCCTGTTAACTTGAGTGGCACACACTGGGGACTTTTGGTAATTGATGTTCGACTCAAGGAGGTGTACTTTGACGACGGACTTCGGTGGACCTTTTCAAACATGTCCTGTGTCCTTCAGATCGTAAGAGAGCTTCATTTTGTGTTCCCTGGGTGTGATCATTTTTCCTTAAGGCACTGGCTTATGTTGAAGACATTTAAACGATTCGGAATGCCGAGACAACCAGGTGGTGGACAAGTTATCGGAAGTGGTAGCTGTGGTGTTGGAGTTATTTTGTCGGTCAAAGACTTTATTATGTCAGGCCTACCTTTTCGACCCTCATGGACTTTCAACGAAATGACTGTTCATAGGAAGAACATAATGAAATTACTTTTATCGTCACAATAA